The Actinomadura graeca nucleotide sequence GCCTCGACCTCGTCCTCGTCGGCGCACAGCTCGCGGAAGAGCGAGCGCATGTACTCCATCCGCTGGTTGTCGACGCGCCGGAGCCGGTCGGCGACGACCTTGTCGCGCCGGGCCCAGTCGCGGATCGCGAGGTCGATCGCCAGCAGCCGGTCGCTGGAGGCCAGCATGCCGGTCCTGCGCATCCTGGCCGGGGCTGCGGCGCCCTCGCCCTCGACGCGGGCGACCAGGTCGTGGATGCTCTCCCGCTCCCAGGCGTCGAGCATCTCTTCAAGTAGGGCGTTCCGGTCGGCGAAGTATCCGTAGAAACCGCCCTTGGTGACCCCGAGCGACTTCGCCAGGGCCTCGATTCGGACGGCGTCGGGGCCGCCGACGGCGAGCGCCCTGAGCCCCTCCTCGATCCATCTGCCGCGAGGAGTGCGGACCTCGGCACCCATGATTCTCCATTCCCTGTC carries:
- a CDS encoding TetR/AcrR family transcriptional regulator, which translates into the protein MGAEVRTPRGRWIEEGLRALAVGGPDAVRIEALAKSLGVTKGGFYGYFADRNALLEEMLDAWERESIHDLVARVEGEGAAAPARMRRTGMLASSDRLLAIDLAIRDWARRDKVVADRLRRVDNQRMEYMRSLFRELCADEDEVEARCMLAFSLLIGNHFLAADHGSRTREEVYEHAARLIRV